One region of Desulfobotulus mexicanus genomic DNA includes:
- a CDS encoding AAA family ATPase: MSRKIPYAVASYEKIVQENYHFVDKTRFIHELERYEVPVFLRPRRFGKSLWCSILECYYDINAKDQFETLFGHTDIGRTPSPLKNSHLVLRFDFSKIKVSNRLEEIEISFKEECLNSFGLFLNQYKIFLPDFIQPESRDASTMLARILQTVRMNNAPPVHIIIDEYDNFTNQLLTTRQDRLYNALTTGDSFLRSFYKVIKAGVGEGSVARVFITGVLPVTMDDLTSDFNIGQVITLKEHVLEMLGFTQDEVESYVDAIFQEQAFPESLKARVLEDLKTHYNGYRLLPDAENPLYNSTICNFYLNDLVLGKGKIPVETMDDNLRVSVDWLRRLAGGDHPARELLEHLMLEGTMRADLSMLRSRFSMNRFFSPEFLPISLYYLGMVTFKAEFRMGFPNLSTKRIFAEYFNELEKIDVSSGYAEIFEAFLENGDMAELFAGYWKTYVGQIPAQAFDKANENFFRTTFFELCARFLTRHLFIAIEVKRPSGRSDFEAIGRPGSRFDGKAHVLEFKHLSRQKAAELNFEKMEGPRPDEMEQVGRYARDLKAQWPELTVFSHVVYTVAGSGFRFFSL, encoded by the coding sequence ATGAGCAGAAAAATTCCCTATGCCGTGGCAAGCTATGAGAAAATCGTTCAGGAAAATTACCATTTTGTGGACAAGACCCGCTTTATCCACGAGCTGGAAAGATACGAGGTTCCGGTTTTTCTCAGGCCCCGGCGTTTCGGTAAAAGCCTCTGGTGTTCCATTCTGGAATGCTATTACGATATCAACGCCAAAGATCAGTTCGAAACCCTTTTCGGGCATACGGACATTGGCCGCACCCCTTCTCCCCTTAAAAACAGCCACCTTGTTCTGCGCTTTGATTTTTCAAAGATCAAGGTCAGTAACCGTCTGGAAGAAATCGAAATTTCCTTTAAGGAAGAATGCCTGAACAGTTTCGGGCTTTTTCTGAATCAATACAAGATTTTTTTACCGGATTTTATCCAGCCGGAAAGCCGTGACGCCAGCACCATGCTGGCCCGAATTCTGCAAACTGTCCGCATGAATAATGCCCCACCGGTTCACATCATCATTGATGAATACGACAACTTCACCAACCAGCTCCTTACCACCCGTCAGGACAGGCTGTACAATGCCCTGACCACGGGGGATTCCTTCCTGCGCTCCTTTTATAAGGTGATCAAGGCCGGTGTGGGAGAAGGCTCTGTGGCGCGGGTTTTCATCACAGGTGTATTGCCCGTGACCATGGATGATCTCACCAGCGATTTTAATATCGGGCAGGTTATTACCCTCAAAGAGCATGTTCTGGAGATGCTTGGTTTCACGCAGGATGAGGTGGAAAGCTATGTGGATGCCATTTTTCAAGAGCAGGCTTTTCCCGAAAGCCTGAAAGCCCGTGTGCTGGAAGATCTGAAAACCCACTACAACGGCTACCGCCTCCTGCCCGATGCGGAAAATCCCCTTTACAACTCCACCATCTGCAATTTTTACCTCAATGATCTTGTGCTGGGGAAGGGGAAAATCCCCGTTGAAACCATGGACGATAACCTTCGGGTCAGCGTGGACTGGCTGCGACGACTGGCAGGGGGCGATCATCCGGCAAGGGAGCTTCTGGAGCATCTCATGCTGGAAGGCACCATGAGGGCAGACCTTTCCATGCTGAGGAGCCGGTTCAGCATGAACCGTTTCTTTTCTCCGGAGTTTCTGCCCATCAGCCTCTATTATCTGGGCATGGTGACCTTTAAGGCGGAATTTCGGATGGGATTCCCCAACCTAAGCACCAAGCGGATTTTTGCGGAATACTTCAACGAGCTTGAAAAAATTGATGTATCCAGCGGATACGCCGAAATCTTCGAGGCCTTTCTGGAGAATGGGGATATGGCCGAACTCTTTGCCGGATACTGGAAAACCTATGTAGGCCAGATACCTGCCCAGGCCTTTGACAAGGCCAATGAGAATTTTTTCCGCACCACCTTTTTTGAGCTTTGCGCCCGTTTTCTGACTCGTCATCTTTTCATTGCCATAGAAGTGAAACGACCTTCGGGCCGCAGTGATTTTGAGGCCATAGGCAGACCCGGAAGCCGCTTTGACGGAAAAGCCCATGTGCTGGAATTCAAGCACCTTTCCCGCCAGAAAGCAGCGGAACTGAACTTTGAAAAGATGGAAGGCCCAAGGCCGGATGAAATGGAACAGGTGGGCCGCTATGCCCGTGATCTCAAAGCCCAGTGGCCGGAACTCACGGTATTCTCCCATGTGGTGTATACTGTGGCAGGATCGGGGTTCAGGTTTTTCAGTCTGTAA
- a CDS encoding PAS domain-containing hybrid sensor histidine kinase/response regulator: MTKIPEEPENEDRHPPPETQTSKAHPLMDIDEGHMDQRYKNAARRIPKVNPEDVKNLSQEEVLRLLQEVLIYQTELEMQNEELLAAQEEIEKNRQRYFSLYDLAPVGYCTLTGKGLISEANITLCQMLGVSRTALLQKPLIRFLPEKDYPVFYHMLKKMQGGQSHQECELRMARPDGSWFQARMESSHAPENKEKDSLRITISDISESRELEFRIREREEIFRSSFEESSAIKLHIDPKTGSIINANRAAADFYGWSRSTLQTMRIQDITLLDQPFARDGLNQAKNQPKARLFFRHRLNDGSIRDMEIFSSPITVNGKEIIHTILHDITDQKEAEEKLRRSEELYRNLFETMGQGVVYQDASGYITSCNPAAMDILGLSLEQMQGRSSLDPRWCATKEDGSDFPGEEHPAMIALKTGKPIRSVLMGVFHPKKNEKRWILIDAIPKFHENNTKPYGAFTTFTDITENIRSKEKIEEYAKQMAEKNRELDEALNRAEQATRAKGEFLANMSHEIRTPINGVMGMTDLLLDTELSPEQRRFADTIKSSSRILLYLINDILDFSKIEAGELRIHPLAFNFHQQMRDFAATMEIQARQKGLEFSCHMDENIPEKLHGDPDRLRQILNNLTGNALKFTEEGSVDIRVSLLNNSACSNFCKKNDPCCEGNTEVCLLFSISDTGIGIPEDRAHLLFKRFSQMDTATNRRFGGTGLGLAISSQLVGLLGGKIDVNTKRQKGTEFWFTINFSKLVPDAATGMVQQENDNQILAGLPRFSGHILLAEDNLTNQAVAVGILKKMGLYVDVANNGLETLHLLQHTAYDLIIMDVNMPDMDGIEATIKIRQMETGGSLGRAGKSHTRIPIIAMTAAAMEKDRKRCLEAGMNDYLSKPFNPYELAVILEKWLDLQASSRQGAVRILRDEQTILPAFNREELLGRAMDDEELVKKILKAVQENLPIRIKRIREALMAGDYPAILTEAHALHGMALNASCPGIAKIASRMENGADNHLNLKELKKMMTRLDDEVRRFKETIHAP, encoded by the coding sequence ATGACGAAAATACCCGAAGAACCAGAAAATGAGGACCGCCATCCCCCACCTGAAACGCAAACATCGAAAGCCCATCCCTTGATGGACATTGATGAGGGCCATATGGATCAGCGCTATAAAAATGCTGCCCGCCGTATCCCAAAGGTAAATCCTGAAGATGTGAAAAACCTCTCCCAGGAAGAAGTGCTGCGACTGCTTCAGGAAGTGCTAATATATCAGACAGAACTTGAGATGCAGAACGAAGAACTCCTTGCCGCTCAGGAAGAAATAGAAAAAAACCGACAACGCTACTTCAGCCTTTACGATCTTGCCCCGGTAGGCTACTGCACCCTCACTGGCAAGGGCCTCATTTCCGAAGCCAACATCACCCTCTGCCAGATGCTGGGTGTCAGCAGGACTGCGCTGCTGCAAAAACCACTGATCCGTTTTCTTCCGGAAAAAGACTATCCCGTCTTTTATCATATGCTGAAAAAAATGCAGGGGGGACAGAGTCATCAGGAATGCGAGCTTCGCATGGCAAGGCCTGATGGCTCATGGTTTCAGGCAAGGATGGAAAGCAGCCATGCACCTGAAAATAAGGAAAAAGACAGTCTCCGCATTACCATCAGTGATATTTCCGAATCCAGGGAGCTTGAATTCAGAATCCGGGAAAGGGAGGAAATTTTCCGCAGCAGCTTTGAAGAGAGCTCTGCCATCAAGCTGCACATAGACCCGAAAACAGGCAGTATCATCAATGCCAACAGAGCAGCCGCCGACTTTTACGGCTGGTCCCGAAGCACCCTGCAGACAATGCGTATTCAGGATATCACCTTACTGGATCAACCCTTTGCCCGTGATGGCCTGAACCAGGCAAAGAATCAGCCAAAGGCAAGGCTTTTTTTTCGTCACCGCCTCAACGACGGCTCCATCCGGGACATGGAGATTTTCAGCAGCCCCATTACCGTCAATGGTAAAGAAATCATCCACACCATTCTCCATGACATCACGGATCAGAAAGAGGCGGAAGAGAAACTCCGCCGGAGCGAGGAACTCTACAGAAATCTTTTTGAAACCATGGGTCAGGGTGTTGTATATCAGGATGCCTCCGGCTACATCACCAGTTGCAATCCTGCTGCCATGGATATCCTGGGTCTCAGCCTCGAACAGATGCAGGGCCGCAGCTCCCTTGACCCCCGCTGGTGCGCCACAAAGGAAGACGGATCGGATTTTCCCGGAGAAGAACATCCCGCCATGATTGCCCTGAAAACGGGAAAGCCGATACGCAGTGTGCTCATGGGTGTCTTTCATCCGAAAAAAAATGAGAAAAGATGGATTCTCATTGATGCAATTCCCAAATTTCATGAAAACAATACTAAGCCCTATGGTGCCTTCACAACTTTCACGGACATAACGGAAAATATCCGGTCAAAGGAAAAAATCGAAGAATATGCGAAACAGATGGCTGAAAAAAACAGAGAGCTGGACGAAGCCCTGAACAGGGCGGAACAGGCCACCCGTGCAAAGGGGGAATTTCTGGCAAACATGAGCCATGAAATCCGAACCCCCATAAACGGAGTCATGGGAATGACAGATCTGCTTCTGGATACGGAACTCAGCCCTGAACAGCGGCGTTTTGCCGACACCATTAAGAGCAGCAGCCGGATCCTCCTCTACCTGATCAATGATATTCTGGATTTTTCCAAAATCGAAGCCGGAGAACTCCGCATACATCCCCTTGCCTTTAACTTCCACCAGCAGATGAGAGATTTTGCAGCAACCATGGAAATACAGGCCCGTCAGAAAGGCCTTGAATTCAGCTGTCACATGGATGAAAACATTCCCGAAAAACTCCATGGTGATCCTGACAGACTGCGCCAGATCCTCAACAACCTTACGGGCAATGCCCTCAAGTTCACAGAGGAGGGTTCCGTTGACATCAGGGTAAGTCTTCTTAATAATTCAGCTTGCAGTAATTTCTGCAAAAAAAACGATCCATGCTGTGAAGGGAACACGGAGGTCTGCCTGCTTTTTTCAATCTCTGATACTGGTATCGGTATCCCCGAAGACAGAGCCCATCTTCTTTTTAAAAGATTCTCCCAGATGGACACAGCCACCAACCGGCGCTTCGGCGGCACCGGCCTCGGCCTTGCCATCTCAAGCCAGCTCGTTGGTCTTCTTGGCGGGAAAATCGATGTCAATACCAAAAGGCAAAAAGGCACGGAATTCTGGTTTACCATCAATTTTTCAAAGCTGGTTCCGGATGCTGCAACAGGCATGGTTCAACAGGAAAATGATAATCAGATACTGGCAGGGCTTCCCCGTTTTTCAGGCCATATTCTCCTTGCGGAAGACAATCTCACCAATCAGGCCGTGGCTGTGGGGATTCTTAAAAAAATGGGCCTTTATGTTGATGTAGCAAACAACGGGCTTGAAACTCTGCATCTTTTGCAGCACACAGCCTATGACCTGATCATCATGGATGTAAACATGCCGGATATGGATGGCATAGAAGCCACCATTAAAATACGCCAGATGGAAACGGGAGGCTCACTGGGAAGAGCCGGAAAAAGCCATACCCGGATTCCCATTATAGCCATGACCGCAGCCGCCATGGAAAAGGACAGAAAACGCTGCTTGGAAGCAGGTATGAACGATTACCTCAGCAAACCCTTCAATCCTTATGAACTGGCCGTCATCCTAGAGAAATGGCTGGACCTTCAGGCTTCTTCCCGACAAGGGGCAGTGCGAATACTGAGGGATGAACAAACAATCCTTCCGGCCTTTAACAGGGAAGAGCTCCTTGGCAGGGCAATGGACGATGAAGAACTGGTAAAAAAGATACTGAAGGCGGTGCAGGAAAATCTTCCCATAAGAATAAAGCGCATCAGAGAAGCCCTTATGGCTGGAGATTATCCGGCCATCCTTACGGAAGCCCATGCCCTCCATGGCATGGCCCTGAATGCCTCCTGTCCGGGTATTGCAAAGATTGCCAGCAGAATGGAAAACGGTGCTGACAATCATCTTAACCTTAAAGAACTGAAAAAAATGATGACCCGTCTGGATGATGAAGTCAGACGCTTTAAGGAGACAATCCATGCGCCCTGA
- a CDS encoding two-component system response regulator — protein sequence MRPENTMEKPDMDEALAPKILIVDDEEVNRVILEILLSKKNFITLSAASGEECIQKAEREAPDLILLDIMMPFMDGFKTCEKLKANPSTRDIPVIFLSTLTDSKNKAMGIEIGGVDYLNKPFDGAELMARLRLHLTLRSQKKQLRRHAEILEETVTKRTLELSRAERALHHSYEQQNILNHLLQLSLKEQSLEEILQQCLESILKISWLRLQQRGCIFMSDLKNGTLQRVAHNPCSDAIRATFSEKRGVGISLCPQKACIADIHTANPFPQNLMQHSMHIFAPIWSRSQPLALLCLHLENSEPLSKNKKIFLASIASTLMQIILHRQAEQQARHNLMHDPLTGLPNRTFLIQRLKTESLAAKDTPDSCFALALLSLDHFRNFNESFGFGLGDSLIHATAERLLEEKGTEENGLGYEVWHLGADTFALLFTRLKNRESVIRSTEKILDRIRQPVSIKGHLLHVTASAGIAFSDFSYKKSSEILRDADTAIHQARILGRDRLLVFTPKMHEKARGAMETLMDLRQAMEKDELILFYQPIIQIPDEKITGVEALIRWKHPHRGMVSPAEFIPIAEETGLILSMGKWILKKACTDIKALNDLHPKKPITLSVNLSSKEFANTELFEQIRQTLAETGFQPELLKLEITESVVMGNAEAAVITLNKLKEIKVRISIDDFGTGYSSLSYLHRFPADSLKIDRSFIRRMHLGGENLEIVRTIVTLGKALKMEITAEGVETAEELAMVQELDCPCVQGYYFARPMPLKELNTSHFFHPLISG from the coding sequence ATGCGCCCTGAAAATACTATGGAAAAACCAGATATGGATGAAGCTCTTGCCCCGAAAATTCTCATTGTGGATGATGAGGAAGTAAACCGGGTGATCCTTGAAATTCTTTTGAGCAAAAAGAATTTCATCACCCTTTCCGCCGCATCCGGTGAAGAGTGCATACAGAAGGCTGAAAGAGAAGCTCCCGACCTCATTCTTCTGGATATCATGATGCCTTTTATGGACGGCTTTAAAACCTGCGAAAAACTTAAAGCCAATCCCAGCACAAGGGATATCCCCGTTATTTTCCTTTCCACACTTACGGACAGCAAAAATAAAGCCATGGGTATTGAAATCGGCGGGGTGGATTATCTGAACAAACCCTTTGACGGAGCTGAGCTTATGGCAAGGCTCCGCCTTCACCTGACCCTGCGCAGCCAGAAAAAACAGCTCCGGCGCCATGCAGAAATTCTGGAAGAAACCGTAACAAAAAGGACCCTTGAACTGAGCCGGGCGGAAAGGGCTTTACACCATAGCTACGAGCAACAGAACATTCTTAATCATCTGCTCCAGCTTTCCCTTAAAGAGCAATCCCTTGAAGAAATTCTACAGCAATGCCTTGAAAGTATACTTAAGATATCCTGGCTGAGGCTCCAGCAGCGGGGCTGTATTTTTATGTCTGATTTGAAAAATGGCACCCTCCAGCGGGTGGCCCACAACCCCTGTTCCGATGCCATCCGGGCGACCTTTTCCGAAAAAAGGGGCGTGGGAATCTCCCTCTGCCCCCAGAAGGCATGCATTGCAGATATCCACACAGCCAACCCCTTCCCACAAAACCTGATGCAGCACAGCATGCATATTTTTGCTCCCATCTGGTCAAGATCCCAGCCCCTGGCCCTGCTCTGTCTGCACCTTGAAAATTCTGAACCCCTTTCCAAAAACAAAAAAATCTTTCTTGCATCCATTGCCAGCACCCTTATGCAGATTATTCTGCACAGACAGGCAGAACAGCAGGCCCGCCACAATCTGATGCACGACCCCCTCACGGGACTACCCAACCGAACCTTTCTCATCCAAAGGCTCAAAACAGAAAGCCTTGCAGCAAAGGACACTCCGGATTCATGCTTTGCCCTTGCCCTGCTGAGCCTGGACCACTTCAGAAACTTCAACGAAAGCTTTGGTTTCGGGCTGGGTGACAGCCTTATCCACGCCACGGCGGAAAGACTTCTGGAGGAAAAAGGGACGGAAGAAAATGGGCTGGGATATGAAGTATGGCACCTTGGAGCAGACACCTTCGCCCTTTTGTTCACAAGGCTTAAAAACCGGGAAAGCGTAATCCGAAGCACAGAAAAAATACTGGACAGGATACGACAGCCTGTTTCCATCAAAGGCCACCTCCTCCATGTGACAGCCAGTGCTGGCATTGCCTTTTCAGATTTTTCCTATAAAAAAAGCTCCGAAATTCTGCGGGATGCGGATACAGCCATTCATCAGGCAAGGATTCTGGGCAGGGACAGACTGTTGGTCTTTACGCCAAAAATGCATGAAAAAGCCAGAGGTGCCATGGAAACCCTGATGGATCTGCGTCAGGCCATGGAAAAGGATGAGCTAATACTTTTCTATCAGCCCATCATCCAGATTCCCGACGAAAAAATTACAGGCGTTGAAGCCCTGATCCGCTGGAAACATCCCCACAGGGGTATGGTAAGCCCTGCTGAATTCATCCCCATTGCCGAAGAAACAGGACTGATTCTGTCCATGGGAAAATGGATACTGAAAAAAGCCTGTACGGATATAAAGGCATTGAATGACCTTCATCCGAAAAAACCCATTACCTTAAGTGTCAATCTCTCTTCAAAAGAATTTGCCAATACAGAACTTTTTGAACAGATCCGCCAGACCCTGGCAGAAACCGGTTTTCAGCCCGAACTTCTGAAGCTTGAAATAACGGAAAGTGTGGTCATGGGCAATGCCGAAGCAGCTGTCATAACCCTTAATAAACTAAAGGAAATTAAAGTCCGTATCTCCATTGACGACTTTGGCACGGGCTATTCCTCCCTTTCCTACCTGCACCGTTTCCCGGCAGACAGTCTCAAAATCGACCGTTCCTTTATCCGGCGCATGCATCTGGGGGGAGAAAATCTGGAAATTGTCCGCACCATTGTAACCTTAGGCAAAGCACTGAAAATGGAAATCACCGCCGAAGGCGTGGAAACCGCCGAAGAGCTTGCCATGGTGCAGGAACTGGACTGCCCCTGCGTGCAGGGATATTATTTTGCCAGACCCATGCCCCTGAAAGAGCTGAATACTTCACACTTTTTTCATCCCTTGATATCAGGATAG
- a CDS encoding hybrid sensor histidine kinase/response regulator, with product MNFKNKNPEKNHIEPQITELKKEIDLLREELEYRKRKMEDMCQDKAHLIALIEHAPDIIMRFDENCRHLFVNRAIEKVVPMAAADYIGKSHRELGFPEKTCSFWEYNLKKIFLTGELQERETPYAGIHGTRIFNWRLIPEYEHSGKISSILCMARDVTEQRLAEQSYARLFDTMPYGFALHEMVYDEKGKALDYRFLSVNPAFENLTGLKADDILGRRVLDVLPDTEKEWIDRYAKVAAGAPPIYFESFSKALNKYFEVTAYGSGKKRFATLFHDVTERKNTEKEREKLKSLLAQSDKLNAVGRLAGGVAHDFNNKLSVITGYTEFALDRTDPSDEIYADLEEIIKATRSATELTRQLLTFARREKANPPKIIDVNDVITSMLNMLRRLIGENIELLWQPEKDIWALHMDPSQLDQILINLCVNARDAIGKKNGRITIETSNTNLQYPSEAAESDIFPGDYVSINITDNGCGMGKETMEQIFEPFFTTKKDGEGTGLGLATVYGIVRQNQGIIRVYSEVDMGTAFGIFLPSYKNHEPEPELIPTAQTEERGMETLLLVEDDPGLLALNQTMLERLGYQVLPAALPEEALNIADSFEGEIAMMLTDVVMPGMNGPELSKILTERFPKIKSLFMSGYSQNMILQQGFANGNIGHFIQKPFSFKDLSLKVRQILDTERSLDE from the coding sequence ATGAATTTTAAAAATAAAAATCCCGAAAAAAACCATATCGAGCCGCAGATTACAGAACTGAAAAAGGAAATAGACCTTCTCAGGGAAGAGCTGGAATACCGGAAAAGGAAAATGGAAGACATGTGTCAGGACAAAGCCCACCTCATTGCCCTGATCGAACATGCACCGGATATAATCATGCGCTTTGATGAAAACTGCCGGCATCTGTTTGTCAACCGGGCCATTGAAAAGGTGGTTCCCATGGCTGCAGCGGATTACATCGGCAAAAGCCACAGGGAACTTGGCTTTCCCGAAAAAACCTGTTCTTTCTGGGAATACAACTTAAAAAAAATCTTTCTTACGGGTGAGCTGCAGGAAAGGGAAACCCCCTATGCGGGTATCCACGGCACAAGGATTTTCAACTGGCGTCTCATTCCAGAATATGAACATTCCGGCAAAATCAGCAGTATTCTCTGCATGGCAAGGGATGTTACGGAGCAACGCCTTGCAGAACAAAGCTATGCAAGGCTTTTTGACACCATGCCCTATGGCTTTGCCCTCCATGAAATGGTTTATGATGAGAAAGGAAAGGCCCTTGATTATCGTTTTTTAAGCGTCAATCCGGCCTTTGAAAACCTGACTGGCCTGAAAGCTGATGATATTCTTGGCAGGCGCGTGCTGGATGTACTACCCGATACCGAAAAAGAATGGATAGACCGCTACGCTAAAGTTGCTGCCGGAGCACCGCCCATATACTTTGAATCCTTTTCAAAGGCCTTAAATAAATATTTTGAGGTCACAGCATACGGCTCCGGAAAAAAACGCTTTGCCACCCTTTTCCATGATGTTACAGAGCGAAAGAATACTGAAAAGGAGCGGGAAAAACTTAAAAGCCTGCTGGCCCAGTCCGATAAGCTCAATGCCGTGGGCCGCCTTGCAGGAGGTGTGGCCCATGACTTCAATAACAAGCTCAGTGTAATAACAGGATACACGGAATTTGCCCTGGACAGAACAGATCCTTCCGATGAAATCTATGCTGATCTGGAAGAAATCATCAAAGCTACCCGAAGTGCCACGGAACTGACCCGACAGCTCCTTACCTTTGCACGCAGGGAAAAGGCCAACCCGCCTAAAATCATTGATGTCAACGATGTCATCACATCCATGCTGAACATGCTCAGGAGGCTTATAGGTGAAAACATTGAGCTTCTATGGCAACCGGAAAAAGATATATGGGCTTTACACATGGACCCTTCCCAGCTGGATCAGATTCTGATTAACCTCTGCGTCAATGCAAGGGACGCCATAGGAAAAAAGAATGGCCGCATAACCATTGAAACCAGTAATACAAACCTGCAATATCCCTCAGAAGCAGCAGAATCCGATATCTTCCCCGGAGACTATGTCAGTATAAACATAACGGACAACGGCTGCGGTATGGGCAAAGAAACCATGGAACAGATCTTTGAACCCTTTTTCACCACAAAAAAAGATGGGGAAGGAACTGGTCTGGGCCTTGCTACGGTTTATGGTATTGTGCGACAGAATCAGGGCATCATAAGGGTTTACAGTGAAGTAGACATGGGAACAGCTTTCGGTATTTTTCTTCCAAGTTACAAAAACCATGAACCAGAACCGGAATTAATACCCACTGCCCAAACCGAAGAAAGGGGAATGGAAACCCTGCTTCTGGTGGAAGACGATCCGGGTCTTCTGGCCCTGAATCAGACCATGCTGGAACGCCTTGGATATCAGGTACTGCCTGCCGCACTACCCGAAGAAGCCCTGAACATTGCCGATTCCTTTGAAGGAGAAATAGCCATGATGCTCACGGATGTGGTCATGCCGGGAATGAACGGTCCTGAACTCTCAAAAATACTTACGGAACGCTTCCCAAAAATAAAAAGCCTTTTCATGTCCGGTTATTCCCAGAACATGATCCTTCAGCAGGGCTTTGCCAACGGGAATATCGGTCATTTTATCCAGAAGCCCTTTTCTTTTAAGGATCTAAGCCTTAAAGTCAGACAGATTCTGGATACAGAAAGGTCTTTGGATGAATAA
- a CDS encoding Hpt domain-containing protein: MNKKIINTDFHPVFAKEAMLNRFMNDAEIACSVAVVFLTDMPRQISLLQRAVETKDLETATRLAHSMKGAAMNVGGLGFAKLAATMEKDGREKRITAMEERLTQMKNDFHDLKKNLIETFNIKDIP; encoded by the coding sequence ATGAATAAAAAAATAATTAACACGGATTTCCATCCTGTTTTTGCCAAGGAAGCCATGCTGAACCGCTTTATGAATGATGCGGAGATAGCCTGCAGCGTAGCAGTAGTTTTTCTTACGGATATGCCAAGGCAGATTTCCCTGCTTCAAAGGGCAGTGGAAACCAAAGACCTTGAAACGGCCACAAGACTTGCCCACAGCATGAAGGGGGCTGCCATGAATGTGGGCGGATTGGGTTTCGCAAAACTTGCAGCGACAATGGAAAAAGATGGCCGGGAAAAAAGAATCACTGCCATGGAAGAAAGGCTGACGCAGATGAAAAATGATTTCCATGACCTCAAAAAAAACCTGATAGAAACCTTTAATATTAAGGATATTCCATGA
- a CDS encoding response regulator transcription factor — translation MKIQDRCILVAEDDLTSRTALQLTLQKWGYVPLIAEDGEAAWEILQGKEAPRLLILDWMMPKLHGIDLLRRIRSMKQESSFYIIMLTTRDSTEDIIEGLDAGADDYLTKPFNPGELRARVNVGFRVLDLQESLEKRILELQKAVEHIQTLQDILPICSFCKKIRNDTGYWDQVESYIAKHSKTRFSHGICPDCLQQHYPEFSDEVLKK, via the coding sequence ATGAAGATACAGGACCGCTGCATCCTTGTGGCTGAAGATGACCTTACCTCCCGCACGGCTCTGCAGCTCACCCTTCAGAAATGGGGATATGTCCCCCTTATTGCCGAAGACGGAGAAGCCGCCTGGGAGATTCTACAGGGCAAAGAAGCTCCCCGTCTGCTTATTCTGGACTGGATGATGCCAAAGCTCCATGGTATTGATCTTCTGCGCCGCATACGTTCCATGAAACAGGAATCCTCTTTTTACATTATCATGCTGACCACAAGGGACAGCACCGAAGATATAATAGAGGGTCTGGATGCAGGAGCCGATGATTACCTCACCAAGCCCTTCAACCCCGGAGAACTACGGGCACGGGTCAATGTGGGCTTCAGGGTACTGGATCTCCAGGAAAGTCTGGAAAAAAGAATTCTGGAATTACAAAAGGCCGTTGAACACATTCAGACCCTGCAGGATATTCTTCCCATCTGCTCCTTTTGCAAAAAAATACGCAACGACACAGGCTACTGGGATCAGGTGGAATCCTATATCGCAAAACACTCAAAAACCCGGTTCAGCCACGGCATATGCCCGGACTGCCTTCAGCAGCATTACCCTGAGTTTTCCGATGAGGTGCTGAAAAAATAA